A part of Setaria viridis chromosome 8, Setaria_viridis_v4.0, whole genome shotgun sequence genomic DNA contains:
- the LOC140220293 gene encoding uncharacterized protein produces MEALGMFLWVIGAPQSLRQVEDRFVRSLETISRTFDNVLSSVLKLAVDIIKPKDPEFKTVHQRLRNPHFAPYFNNCIGAIDGMHIPVVVPNDKVVQHTGRHGYTSQNVLAICDFDMRFTFAVTGWPGSIHDIRVFSDALNKYGDKFPHPPAGPNMLSQHCMPLIICVEPLNRGSNKAHGTYALVASS; encoded by the exons ATGGAGGCTTTAGGAATGTTCCTTTGGGTAATTGGTGCACCACAATCCCTTAGACAGGTTGAGGACCGGTTTGTAAGGTCCTTAGAAACAATAAGCCGTACATTCGATAATGTTTTATCTAGTGTTCTTAAGCTAGCAGTGGATATTATTAAGCCCAAGGATCCAGAATTTAAGACCGTGCACCAAAGGTTGAGAAACCCTCACTTTGCACCatacttcaacaattgtataggagctatagatgggatGCATATACCAGTCGTGGTGCCAAATGATAAGGTGGTTCAGCACACCGGGAGACATGGATATACTTCACAGAATGTGCTGGCTATatgtgatttcgacatgaggttcacaTTTGCTGTGACTGGATGGCCTGGATCGATTCATGACATAAGAGTCTTCAGTGATGCCTTAAACAAATATGGTGACAAGTTTCCGCATCCTcctgcag GACCTAACATGTTAAGTCAACACTGCATGCCCCTCATCATCTGCGTTGAGCCACTGAACCGTGGTAGTAATAAAGCGCACGGAACATACGCGCTGGTGGCCTCAAGCTAG